From Maniola hyperantus chromosome 21, iAphHyp1.2, whole genome shotgun sequence, the proteins below share one genomic window:
- the LOC117992453 gene encoding dopamine receptor 2-like isoform X3, giving the protein MNATRPEILVARSQSDISLKEPDFFLESAGFPFNTVLEYNISLENGTYNYTVDLEEPWNEYIKLLQDRAVLVAFLLLFSLTTVFGNMLVILAVVRERYLHTSTNYFVTSLAVADCLVGLVVMPFSALYEVLEHTWFFGVDWCDVWRSLDVLFSTASILNLCVISLDRYWAITDPITYPMRMSGRKAAFLIAAVWVCSGAISFPAIAWWRAVRIEEVPDYKCPFTENLEYIIFSSTISFYLPLFVMVFTYYRIYRAATIQTRSLKIGTKQVMRPSGELELTLRIHRGGTVRKRNEVCHGACTPEEADHEPLTALQNNGLSRSSTRLTNVAHNKHLPKNFSLSRKFAKFAKEKKAAKTLGIVMGVFIVCWLPFFVVNLLSGICSSCITHEEIVNVVVTWLGWVNSSMNPVIYACWSRDFRRAFLRIICVCCPRKLRRKYQPQLRFKQSQHEMCRL; this is encoded by the coding sequence ATGAATgcgaccagaccagaaatacTGGTGGCAAGAAGCCAATCTGATATTTCACTAAAAGAACCAGATTTTTTTCTCGAATCTGCAGGATTTCCTTTTAACACTGTACTGGAGTATAACATTAGTTTGGAAAATGGCACATACAATTACACAGTTGATTTAGAGGAGCCGTGGAATGAGTATATCAAACTTCTCCAAGACCGTGCAGTTCTGGTTGCCTTTTTGCTTCTATTTTCCTTGACCACTGTGTTTGGAAATATGCTGGTCATACTCGCAGTTGTAAGAGAGCGCTATCTACACACATCCACAAACTATTTCGTCACATCGCTTGCAGTGGCAGATTGTCTTGTCGGCTTAGTGGTGATGCCGTTTTCTGCACTTTACGAAGTTTTGGAGCACACTTGGTTTTTCGGTGTCGATTGGTGCGACGTCTGGCGATCACTGGATGTCTTATTTAGTACAGCGTCAATTCTCAACTTGTGTGTGATATCTTTGGACCGGTACTGGGCTATAACAGATCCCATTACATATCCAATGCGGATGAGCGGACGGAAAGCTGCATTTCTCATAGCAGCCGTATGGGTGTGTTCGGGTGCTATATCATTTCCAGCCATCGCGTGGTGGCGTGCAGTGCGAATAGAAGAGGTCCCAGATTACAAGTGTCCGTTTACGGAAAACTTGGAGTACATCATATTCTCCTCCACGATATCATTTTATCTACCTTTATTTGTGATGGTGTTCACGTATTATCGTATATATCGTGCTGCAACAATACAGACGAGATCTTTAAAAATCGGGACTAAACAAGTGATGAGACCGAGTGGTGAGTTAGAATTGACGTTACGTATTCACAGAGGTGGCACAGTGCGTAAGAGGAACGAAGTGTGTCATGGTGCTTGCACTCCTGAGGAAGCCGACCACGAACCTCTGACCGCGTTACAAAACAATGGACTTTCACGTTCGTCAACGCGGCTAACAAACGTGGCACATAACAAGCATTTGCCAAAAAACTTTTCCCTATCGCGGAAATTCGCTAAATTTGCCAAAGAAAAAAAGGCAGCAAAAACTCTCGGCATCGTCATGGGTGTGTTCATAGTGTGCTGGTTACCATTTTTTGTAGTGAATCTCCTATCGGGTATCTGTTCGTCGTGCATCACTCATGAAGAAATCGTCAACGTAGTGGTGACGTGGCTGGGATGGGTCAACTCCTCAATGAACCCAGTCATATACGCCTGCTGGAGCAGAGATTTCAGAAG